The sequence tttttatttgttattctaTGATCATGTTTGCTATGTCTTATCTCATGGCCTCAGCACAGTATTTTTGGGCTTTCACTGTTAAAATGCACATTCACTGGACCTTATATATGTGCATACGAAGTCATATACAGGCTATTTCACATCTGACAACGTATCACAGCCTGTTCTCCATTTGGATCATTTGATGCTCAAATATTAACCtacaaattgattaattttcaaCCCCATTTTCTTATGGTTTGCTAATAAATCTAAGAATCCTCTTTGGACATAAATAAACATCCTTCTTATGGACAGCTCACgcatattatagaatttttCCTTCACCCAGGTATCTGCAGTGAGACAGCTAGCATGATTTTATGAGTGTTTGACTGTTTGCTATCATGATAAAAGTTTAAAGGCCCTTTAATTTGTCGACCTTGGTGGATCAATTAGCTATTGTTGCTTTGTAATAGCATCTAAGGCTATAACTTCATTTATCCTTCCAATTCTGGCAAAACCTATACCATTTACTTTTCTTTGCAGTTCTACAAGAATTTCTGCACTAAGCTAGAAAATATCATCTGGAAACCACCAGAGGGTGCAAGAATTCCTGCCTGCATCGAACAATGACTTGCTGATCCAGTCCTTTGGGTGTGAAGCAAATCAGTGAGAAGAAGGGCAAAAAGGAAGATAATCCTGCCGACAGAACTGCCAGAAAAGACGCACTGATGGCATGCCAGTGTACTTGTTTCTGGttcatatattataataatgtttGTAAATTACAAATAACTTGTCTGATGTGAAATCTATTGTATTTTAGAACTTGAAGGTTGAGATTACGCAGTTTTTTTAACCCTTGCCTGTCCCCCTACCATGTCCTAGAGAGAGAGGCCTGTGTACCAGCCCCTCTCAAAAGCAGAGTCTGGATGTGAAGGAAATCCTAATGTTCAGGAAAGTGATCAAAGTTCCTCTGTATAGATGCGagcttttcaaatttatattgaaTCTATAcggagtttttatttttttttattttttaatgaagacaAGACATATCgatgatttttttacaatataaacTTATTGTCTTCTATCTTTTACATTTTTAGTTagtatcataaatttatttttttattatatatatatgatatattttttagttgatgaTATAATTCCTTTTGATAACtcttaatcaaaataaaataaaattaatacccTGCAATTCGATTATTGAAAAATGGTTgtgattttaatgtattttttgttgttgagaaAACTCATCATCGTTCTTAATAAATGAACACTTTTCAATCTTTATTAAAAAGAaggctttttatttctttattttaaaaaaattaaaatttttaaaagtttttattaattttaaattaatatgtttttagtgtttttaaattattaatttgatatggtgaagtaaaaaataatttttaaaaaataaaaaatatattattatatataaaaaattatttaaaaatcaactttaaCCATTCTATCAAACaagctatatataaaaaaaaaccgaaaataaaaaagaaaaatatctttcTTTGTTAAACACCCCCcagtattttgaaaataaatacagCCAGCAGAATCCCTACTTGAAGTTAGCTCGATTGACACCATTGCTTCTTCCCTGGACGGTTTACAATCCGACGTGTATTGGCCGTGCCAGGCAACCCTTCCCGACGTTCTTCCCTTTGTTGCCTGCCTGACCGGCGTAATTGCTTTACATTGCCATGACCATGGCTGTTGACTAAGCTTGTCTTCAATCTTCCTACTCTCCTTTCCATCCATTTCCGTAGATCAGAGAAGTTCGTACACGGAACCCTTGGCAATAGCTTTTTATTGTAGGATAATTTTTTGGATAGTGGCCGTGTAGAAGTGCGTTTTCAGCTTTAtttcaatatgttttaaaaatataattattttttaaaataattttttttgatgattttaatatgctgaaattaaaattaaaaatgttttaacatatttttaaataaaaaataatttacagcACAGTACCGATCACCCACATGTTATTTCACTGTCAAtggaatattttgaattgaGGTAATTTTTGACGAGATATTGCAGGACTGGACACGTGTTAGAGGTCTCATGTCTTCGAGCTCAAAAATGGGAGAAACATGACCTATGGCAGGGAAGCGTAGTGTTTCGGAATAAGAACTTGAGTggtatctaattaaaaaaaaatttattaattgatttagtAAACACTCAATGATTTTCAATTATTCAATTGATTTAGTAAAGACAGcatcactattttatttttaaagaataaaataacactgttataataaaaataattaattcaaattaactcAATAACTAAATAGTCACTTGGGCTGACCCATCAAGGTTCATTTTCGGGTTATCTCGTGGGGGAGGGGGTTTTGACATGATGGTTGGAGGAGCAATATAAGACGaataaagattatatatatatatatataaaagctgaGGAAACATGAAATAATTGTAGAAATAATTAGTGTAGAATGTTTTTCAAGGCATTTAATGGTTGGATATAGCTTTGTCATGATGCTAAAATGTTTAAGACATGACAGTTGCGTAGTGGCAAATTCATCAGATAGCCAGACAGATATCAAAGATAGTTGAATGTCcctgaaaaaaattacagaataCCCACTACGACAAGGCAAGCCAGCACCCATATCATACATCCAAGTACTTCTGtcctgagagagagagagagagagagagagagagagagagaggagaggagagggagggaggtgGGTTCCTGGCATGCTAGGGAGAGACTACTTAGGTCTAGCTACATGTAATACTAACATTAATGTATCCTAGGGCAGTATACAAACTTCAAGGTTGAAAGTACTTATCTCCGCACTTGCACTTCCATGAGAGCAGGTAATAGCTTTCATCTCCTTTAGATGATGATGGTCCCCTGACACCATTTTTATGATGGGGAGGAGTGACCAGAGCAGCCATGCAAGGCTTGCAATTAGAGCACCTATTGACACATTGAGGAGGCCTTGAACCCAGaaccattttcttttgcttcataTCTTCACTCCCTCTTGAAGGCATTGATGATCCCACTGCCAAAAAAGAAGCACAAACAGCACAGATTGAAACAAGACTCACTTTTGTGAATTCCCTTTTGTTGATGTAATAGGAAGTTATTTAGCCAAGCAGTGTCCGAAAAACCCAGATCAATTTTTACCTGAGACAGGAGGGAGAAATGTGAGGGAAAGGAAGAGAATCACAATGAATGTAACTCTTATACCATATGAGGAGTCTGTCGCCGACGCCATGAGTCTTGTCAAATGg is a genomic window of Populus alba chromosome 18, ASM523922v2, whole genome shotgun sequence containing:
- the LOC118052121 gene encoding EPIDERMAL PATTERNING FACTOR-like protein 8; amino-acid sequence: MASATDSSYGIRVTFIVILFLSLTFLPPVSVGSSMPSRGSEDMKQKKMVLGSRPPQCVNRCSNCKPCMAALVTPPHHKNGVRGPSSSKGDESYYLLSWKCKCGDKYFQP